In Salinigranum marinum, one DNA window encodes the following:
- a CDS encoding AAA family ATPase, translated as MTDVSRPDADAAVVSPDEEFEPLSLDAAAALADRITENVERVIVGQHDAIEHILVAFFARGHLLLEDVPGVGKTMLARSIATSIDCTFKRVQFTPDLLPSDVTGVNVFNQKNREFEFQPGPVFANIVLGDEINRAPPKTQAALLEAMEEEQVTVDGDTHRLPSPFTVIATQNDVEPNRTYELPMAEIDRFMKKLRLGYPSEDDETELLGRVAGDHPIESLDPVASVPEVQRARRTVVAVDVREPVRSYITELASFTRDHAQLGVSPRGSIALVRAAQARAVFEGRDYVVPDDVQAELPTVWSHRIRPSGGDGDGVAVVERALDTVPVE; from the coding sequence GTTCGAGCCGCTCTCCCTCGACGCCGCCGCCGCCCTCGCCGACCGCATCACCGAGAACGTCGAGCGGGTCATCGTCGGCCAGCACGACGCCATCGAACATATCCTCGTCGCCTTCTTCGCCCGCGGACACCTCCTGTTGGAGGACGTGCCCGGGGTGGGAAAGACGATGCTCGCCCGGTCGATCGCCACGTCGATTGACTGCACGTTCAAGCGCGTCCAGTTCACGCCCGACCTCCTCCCGTCGGACGTCACCGGCGTGAACGTCTTCAACCAGAAGAACCGCGAGTTCGAGTTCCAGCCCGGCCCGGTGTTCGCGAACATCGTCCTCGGCGACGAGATCAACCGCGCGCCGCCGAAGACGCAGGCGGCGCTGTTGGAGGCGATGGAAGAAGAGCAGGTGACCGTCGACGGCGACACGCACCGGCTCCCCTCCCCCTTTACCGTCATCGCGACGCAGAACGACGTCGAACCCAACCGGACGTACGAACTGCCGATGGCCGAGATCGACCGGTTCATGAAGAAGCTCCGGCTGGGCTACCCCAGCGAGGACGACGAGACCGAACTCCTGGGTCGGGTCGCCGGCGACCACCCCATCGAGTCGCTCGACCCCGTCGCCTCGGTGCCGGAGGTCCAGCGCGCCCGGCGGACGGTCGTCGCCGTCGACGTCCGCGAGCCGGTCCGGTCGTACATCACCGAACTGGCGTCGTTCACCCGCGACCACGCACAGCTGGGCGTCTCCCCCCGCGGGAGCATCGCCCTCGTCCGGGCGGCGCAGGCCCGGGCGGTGTTCGAGGGGCGGGACTACGTCGTCCCCGACGACGTCCAAGCGGAGCTCCCCACCGTGTGGAGCCACCGGATCCGCCCTAGTGGGGGCGACGGAGACGGCGTCGCGGTCGTCGAGCGAGCGCTCGACACCGTCCCCGTCGAATGA